One stretch of Saccharopolyspora erythraea DNA includes these proteins:
- a CDS encoding helix-turn-helix domain-containing protein, producing MAVDPRLEQRHPDIGRWSGRLQELAEATGLSLRQLSEHVPWSPSTLSRYLSGERVVDEAWLLASKLIDLANRRGTPVDVRSDELHLLYQQARKAYQQQRRPARSQADQLDESTATAPTSSGTSSPERSAEQPVVASSGQPNATDPATASTEQPNAAPPEPSSDERVAALTEQPDAAAPEPSPDQQDVSDARPARRFRRPIVLVLATAVGVAAVAAAVWASLLWLRPQTVVWRANIVGTWSAQHQQHLGVFRFRTPDVPGDTDKATYHEGTAVSIVCQARHRRVVSDPTSGQSSPVWNRLSDGYWIPDLYTDLPKVTGEAPPLGIPLC from the coding sequence GTGGCAGTCGATCCACGCTTGGAACAGCGGCACCCCGACATCGGGCGGTGGTCGGGGCGGCTCCAGGAACTCGCCGAGGCGACCGGGCTGTCGCTGCGCCAGCTTTCCGAGCACGTGCCGTGGTCGCCGTCGACGCTGTCGCGCTACCTCAGCGGCGAGCGCGTCGTGGACGAGGCGTGGCTGCTGGCGTCCAAGCTCATCGACCTGGCGAACCGGCGCGGGACGCCCGTCGACGTCCGGTCGGACGAACTGCACCTGCTCTACCAGCAGGCGCGCAAGGCCTACCAGCAGCAGCGGCGACCAGCCCGCAGCCAAGCCGACCAGTTGGACGAATCCACTGCGACCGCACCAACATCTTCCGGCACCAGTTCACCGGAGCGATCCGCCGAACAGCCCGTCGTAGCCTCCTCCGGGCAGCCCAACGCAACTGACCCTGCCACGGCCTCCACCGAACAGCCCAACGCGGCTCCACCCGAGCCATCCTCCGATGAGCGCGTCGCTGCCCTCACCGAGCAGCCCGACGCAGCCGCACCCGAGCCATCCCCCGACCAGCAGGACGTCTCCGACGCGCGCCCGGCGCGCAGGTTCCGCCGCCCGATCGTGCTGGTCCTCGCGACCGCGGTCGGCGTTGCCGCCGTCGCCGCGGCGGTGTGGGCCTCGCTGCTGTGGTTGCGGCCGCAGACCGTGGTCTGGCGCGCCAACATCGTCGGGACGTGGTCGGCCCAGCACCAGCAGCACCTCGGCGTGTTCCGCTTCCGGACCCCCGACGTCCCCGGCGACACCGACAAGGCCACGTACCACGAGGGCACCGCTGTCTCCATCGTCTGCCAGGCCCGGCACCGGCGCGTGGTCTCGGACCCGACCTCCGGGCAGTCCTCGCCGGTCTGGAACAGGCTCAGCGACGGCTACTGGATCCCGGACCTCTACACCGACCTGCCGAAGGTGACCGGCGAGGCACCGCCGCTGGGCATCCCCCTGTGCTGA
- a CDS encoding carboxypeptidase, translated as MNRKSTAWAVALAVTASAFAATPAVASGSTAAAAPSRAELAKQVLADNGITLLDSHVGGQNDPESTAQRNIKDTSQGNAARTSPWSDVGVTKVQLSTAMLQGMVSIGKDHGYRVTTVAGGDHSSTSYHYKGTAFDVDQIDGQAVNASNPKVAKIKSACKSAGAVEILGPGDAGHDTHVHCAWNS; from the coding sequence ATGAACCGCAAGTCGACGGCATGGGCGGTGGCGCTCGCGGTCACCGCGTCCGCCTTCGCGGCGACTCCCGCCGTGGCCTCCGGGAGCACGGCGGCAGCGGCACCCTCCAGGGCCGAGCTGGCCAAGCAGGTCCTGGCCGACAACGGCATCACGTTGCTCGACAGCCACGTCGGTGGCCAGAACGACCCGGAGTCCACCGCGCAGCGCAACATCAAGGACACCTCGCAGGGCAACGCCGCGCGCACCAGCCCGTGGAGCGACGTCGGGGTCACCAAGGTCCAGCTGTCCACGGCGATGCTGCAGGGAATGGTCTCCATCGGCAAGGACCACGGATACCGGGTCACCACCGTCGCGGGCGGCGACCACAGCTCGACCTCCTACCACTACAAGGGCACCGCGTTCGACGTCGACCAGATCGACGGCCAGGCCGTCAACGCGAGCAACCCGAAGGTGGCGAAGATCAAGTCCGCGTGCAAGTCGGCCGGTGCGGTCGAGATCCTCGGGCCCGGCGACGCCGGACACGACACCCACGTCCACTGCGCCTGGAACTCCTGA
- a CDS encoding ArsR/SmtB family transcription factor, with amino-acid sequence MASRTASPLLHPDESEIDFFAVLSALCDPVRLSIVRTLDRRTEVACGTFDLPVAKSALSRHFRVLRESGLIRQRDDGTRRLNTLRRDELDRRFPGFLDLVLREAAR; translated from the coding sequence GTGGCCAGCCGCACCGCCTCCCCGCTGCTCCATCCGGATGAGTCCGAGATCGACTTCTTCGCGGTGCTGAGCGCCCTGTGCGACCCGGTGCGGCTGAGCATCGTGCGCACCCTGGACCGGCGGACCGAGGTGGCGTGCGGCACCTTCGACCTCCCGGTCGCGAAGTCGGCGCTGAGCAGGCATTTCCGGGTGCTGCGGGAGTCCGGGCTGATCCGCCAGCGAGACGACGGCACCCGCAGGCTCAACACCCTGCGGCGCGACGAGCTGGACCGCCGGTTCCCCGGTTTCCTCGACCTCGTGCTGCGCGAGGCCGCGCGCTGA
- a CDS encoding SDR family NAD(P)-dependent oxidoreductase encodes MDTTDVTALVTGGASGLGLATARALASAKVDVVSVDLPHAVEAAEDFSGIRHFAADVTDAEAVRAAVEAATDPGSPLRIVVNCAAVGAAGGVLTDDGLPHDWNEFLRVITVNLAGTFNVMRLASAAMARTEPLDNGTRGVVINTASITALEGQAGQIAYSASKGGIVGMTLPAARDLAEHGIRVLTISPGVMDTPMIGLADGDLRRMLADMVPLPRRIGVPEDFAKLVLAIVDQDYLNGDVIRLDGALRLS; translated from the coding sequence ATGGACACCACGGACGTAACCGCACTCGTGACCGGCGGGGCCTCGGGCCTCGGTCTCGCCACAGCCCGAGCCCTCGCGTCGGCGAAGGTCGACGTCGTGTCGGTCGACCTGCCACACGCCGTCGAAGCAGCCGAGGACTTCTCCGGCATCCGGCACTTCGCCGCCGACGTGACCGACGCCGAGGCGGTGCGGGCGGCAGTGGAGGCCGCCACCGACCCCGGCTCGCCGCTGCGGATCGTCGTCAACTGCGCCGCCGTCGGCGCCGCGGGTGGCGTGCTCACCGATGACGGTCTACCGCACGACTGGAACGAGTTCCTGCGGGTCATCACGGTCAACCTCGCGGGCACCTTCAACGTCATGCGGCTGGCCTCGGCCGCCATGGCCAGGACCGAACCGCTCGATAACGGCACCCGCGGCGTCGTCATCAACACCGCATCGATCACCGCGCTGGAGGGGCAGGCCGGCCAGATCGCCTACTCGGCTTCCAAGGGCGGCATCGTGGGCATGACCCTGCCCGCCGCGCGCGACCTCGCCGAGCACGGGATCCGTGTGCTGACGATCTCGCCGGGGGTCATGGACACGCCCATGATCGGCCTGGCCGACGGCGACCTGCGAAGGATGCTGGCCGACATGGTCCCGCTGCCCCGGCGCATCGGCGTGCCGGAGGACTTCGCCAAGCTCGTGCTGGCCATCGTCGACCAGGACTACCTCAACGGCGACGTCATCCGGCTGGACGGGGCGCTGCGCCTGAGCTGA
- a CDS encoding lysozyme, translated as MNLRKKLLVVLASSAALLASVPGAANAGSAAADSLGIDVSNHNGKVDFGKVKADGRDFAFVLATDGESFTSDQFDSQYGGAGKAGVYRAGYHFARPDGSAGKQADRFLKTVGYTNDGKSMPPVLDMEANPNGATCYGLDAAQMKEWIKTFVGRVKEQTGREAIIYTSPGFWQECTGNSEAFKNNPLWIAEWGVDKPSKIGGWPAHTFWQYSDSGKVNGVDGPVDVNRFNGGAAELEKFVKG; from the coding sequence ATGAACCTCCGCAAAAAACTGCTGGTCGTCCTCGCCTCCTCCGCCGCGCTGCTCGCCTCCGTCCCGGGTGCCGCGAACGCCGGCTCCGCGGCCGCCGACTCGCTCGGCATCGACGTCTCCAACCACAACGGCAAGGTCGACTTCGGCAAGGTGAAGGCCGACGGGCGCGACTTCGCGTTCGTGCTGGCCACCGACGGTGAGTCCTTCACCAGCGACCAGTTCGACAGCCAGTACGGCGGTGCGGGCAAGGCGGGCGTCTACCGCGCCGGGTACCACTTCGCGCGGCCGGACGGGTCGGCGGGCAAGCAGGCGGACCGCTTCCTCAAGACCGTCGGCTACACCAACGACGGCAAGTCGATGCCTCCGGTGCTGGACATGGAGGCCAACCCCAACGGCGCCACCTGCTACGGCCTCGACGCCGCGCAGATGAAGGAGTGGATCAAGACCTTCGTCGGCCGGGTCAAGGAGCAGACCGGGCGCGAGGCCATCATCTACACCAGCCCGGGCTTCTGGCAGGAGTGCACCGGCAACAGCGAGGCGTTCAAGAACAACCCGCTGTGGATCGCCGAGTGGGGCGTGGACAAGCCGAGCAAGATCGGCGGCTGGCCGGCGCACACCTTCTGGCAGTACAGCGACTCCGGCAAGGTGAACGGGGTCGACGGTCCCGTCGACGTCAACCGCTTCAACGGCGGTGCCGCCGAGCTGGAGAAGTTCGTCAAGGGCTGA
- a CDS encoding ArsR/SmtB family transcription factor, whose amino-acid sequence MPSTAQRVADLAGLLADSTRAAFCLALLDGRAWTASELAAHARVALSTTSEHLSRLVESGLLVERRQGRHRYVQLADAQAAELVEGFVAYLSPVREEPRSLRAATTSAALARGRTCYDHLAGRLGVRITDAMAESGRLDTSGGFALTGAGIAWFASIGVEESELRRTRRPLARSCLDWTERRSHLGGAAGARLCERFISNGWVKRIGSNRAVRVTPGGEDALRELLGITDL is encoded by the coding sequence ATGCCATCCACCGCCCAGCGGGTCGCCGACCTCGCGGGCCTGCTCGCCGACAGCACGCGCGCCGCGTTCTGCCTCGCGCTGCTCGACGGCAGGGCGTGGACCGCGAGCGAGCTCGCCGCGCACGCCCGCGTGGCGCTCTCCACCACCAGCGAGCACCTGAGCCGCCTGGTCGAGTCCGGGCTGCTCGTCGAGCGGCGGCAGGGCCGCCACCGCTACGTCCAGCTCGCCGACGCGCAGGCCGCCGAGCTGGTGGAAGGCTTCGTCGCATACCTGAGCCCGGTCCGCGAGGAGCCCCGCAGCCTGCGGGCCGCGACGACCTCGGCCGCGCTGGCCCGTGGTCGGACCTGCTACGACCACCTCGCGGGACGCCTCGGCGTGCGGATCACCGACGCGATGGCGGAGTCCGGGCGGCTGGACACCTCCGGCGGGTTCGCCCTGACCGGGGCCGGCATCGCCTGGTTCGCCTCGATCGGCGTGGAGGAGTCCGAGCTGCGCCGCACCCGGCGCCCCCTCGCGCGCAGTTGCCTCGACTGGACCGAGCGGCGCTCGCACCTCGGCGGCGCGGCGGGCGCCCGGCTCTGCGAGCGGTTCATTTCCAACGGCTGGGTCAAGCGCATCGGCTCCAACCGAGCGGTGCGCGTGACCCCCGGCGGTGAGGACGCGCTGCGCGAACTGCTCGGGATCACCGACCTGTAG
- a CDS encoding peptidylprolyl isomerase, whose translation MRPRWPVAFLTALLTATTVGVAHSQPTRQPEPQDPPRHVTCEFIPTPENPAARPVDPPRPRAKARGTVEVTIRTNHGDVVAELDRANAPCAVHNLVHLARRDFYDSSRCWRLTNSERLGVLQCGDIFSVEKGGPGYRFADEVTGAETYPRGTIAMGNQGPDTNGSQFFVVHSHANIKPAYTVLGRVVEGMEVLDAIVAGGIIPGEGGEQDGEPKLPVEIRNVKVRR comes from the coding sequence ATGAGACCGCGCTGGCCCGTCGCTTTCCTCACCGCCCTGCTCACCGCCACGACGGTGGGCGTCGCTCACTCGCAGCCGACGCGGCAGCCGGAGCCGCAGGACCCGCCCCGGCACGTGACGTGCGAGTTCATCCCGACGCCGGAGAACCCGGCCGCTCGGCCGGTCGACCCGCCGCGCCCGAGGGCCAAGGCCCGCGGCACGGTCGAGGTGACCATCCGCACCAACCACGGTGACGTCGTGGCCGAGCTCGACCGCGCGAACGCGCCCTGCGCGGTGCACAACCTGGTGCACCTGGCCCGCCGCGACTTCTACGACTCGTCCCGCTGCTGGCGGCTGACCAACTCGGAGCGGCTCGGCGTGCTGCAGTGCGGCGACATCTTCTCGGTGGAGAAGGGCGGTCCCGGCTACCGCTTCGCCGACGAGGTCACCGGCGCCGAGACCTACCCGCGCGGGACCATCGCCATGGGCAACCAGGGGCCGGACACCAACGGCAGCCAGTTCTTCGTCGTGCACTCGCACGCCAACATCAAGCCCGCCTACACCGTGCTCGGCCGGGTCGTGGAGGGCATGGAGGTGCTCGACGCGATCGTCGCGGGCGGCATCATCCCCGGCGAGGGCGGCGAGCAGGACGGGGAACCGAAGCTGCCCGTGGAGATCCGGAACGTGAAGGTTCGCCGCTGA
- a CDS encoding Gfo/Idh/MocA family protein, with protein sequence MTSKIGVGIVGLSVNGGWAARAHVPALAALDGYELRALAASGPESARAAGEHFGVAHGSVDDLVARDDVDLVVVTVKVPHHRELVMAALEAGKSVLSEWPLGNGLAEAEEMAAAAESRGLRGFVGLQARSAAPVRYLRDLIADGYVGEVLSTSMIASGGRWGATFEPRGEYLLDPGNGATMLTIPFGHTVDALAMVLGEFTEVSSTIATRRAQVREEGTGRLAPMTAEDQLVVSGALEGGAVASVHYRGGMPRGTGFHWEINGTEGDLVVTGENGHLQFGQVTLRGARGGDEGLAELAVPAEYDLVPGVARTETAHAVAHAYVQIRDDIENGTNTAPDFTHAVHRHRELDRIRRAARS encoded by the coding sequence ATGACGTCGAAGATCGGTGTCGGCATCGTCGGGCTCAGCGTCAACGGCGGTTGGGCGGCCCGCGCGCACGTCCCCGCGCTGGCCGCGCTCGACGGCTACGAGCTCCGCGCACTGGCGGCGAGCGGCCCGGAGTCGGCCAGGGCCGCCGGTGAGCACTTCGGCGTGGCGCACGGCAGCGTCGACGACCTCGTCGCCCGCGACGACGTCGACCTCGTGGTGGTGACGGTCAAGGTGCCGCATCACCGCGAGCTGGTGATGGCCGCGCTGGAGGCGGGCAAGTCGGTGCTCAGCGAATGGCCGCTGGGCAACGGGCTCGCCGAGGCCGAGGAGATGGCCGCCGCCGCCGAGTCCCGGGGACTGCGCGGGTTCGTCGGGCTCCAGGCGCGTTCGGCGGCACCCGTCCGCTACCTGCGTGACCTGATCGCCGACGGCTACGTGGGCGAGGTGCTGTCCACCAGCATGATCGCGTCGGGCGGTCGCTGGGGCGCCACCTTCGAGCCGCGCGGCGAGTACCTGCTCGACCCCGGCAACGGCGCCACGATGCTCACCATCCCGTTCGGCCACACCGTCGACGCCCTCGCGATGGTGCTGGGGGAGTTCACCGAGGTCAGCTCGACCATCGCGACGCGCAGGGCGCAGGTGCGCGAGGAGGGGACCGGGCGGCTCGCCCCGATGACGGCCGAGGACCAGCTCGTCGTCTCGGGAGCGCTGGAAGGCGGGGCGGTCGCGTCGGTCCACTACCGCGGCGGCATGCCGCGCGGCACCGGCTTCCACTGGGAGATCAACGGGACCGAAGGCGACCTGGTGGTCACCGGCGAGAACGGTCACCTCCAGTTCGGTCAGGTGACGCTGCGCGGCGCGCGGGGCGGCGACGAGGGACTTGCCGAACTGGCGGTTCCGGCTGAGTACGACCTCGTGCCCGGTGTCGCGCGCACCGAGACGGCTCACGCGGTCGCGCACGCGTACGTGCAGATCCGCGATGACATCGAGAACGGCACGAACACCGCGCCCGACTTCACCCACGCCGTGCACCGGCACCGCGAGCTCGACCGGATCCGCCGCGCGGCTCGGAGCTGA
- a CDS encoding YkvA family protein, whose amino-acid sequence MAEVFAGFGAGLLVLGLAPVATLLLVRPEGLLLREAARLAPGVAGLLTGLARDSGVPRLVRLRLWLLLAYLAMPFDLGPDFAPALGLADDAVIVAVAMSATLRRVGFDAVERHWPDSRESFAVLRRFAPSAGAV is encoded by the coding sequence GTGGCGGAGGTGTTCGCCGGCTTCGGGGCCGGCCTGCTCGTCCTGGGGCTGGCGCCGGTCGCCACGCTGCTGTTGGTGCGCCCGGAAGGGCTGCTGTTGCGCGAGGCAGCGCGCCTGGCGCCGGGCGTCGCGGGCCTGCTGACCGGGCTCGCGCGGGACAGCGGTGTGCCGCGGCTGGTCCGGCTGCGGCTCTGGCTGCTGCTGGCGTACCTGGCGATGCCCTTCGACCTGGGGCCGGACTTCGCCCCCGCGCTCGGTCTCGCCGACGACGCGGTGATCGTGGCGGTCGCGATGAGCGCGACGCTGCGCCGGGTCGGGTTCGACGCCGTCGAGCGCCACTGGCCGGACAGCCGCGAGTCGTTCGCGGTGCTGCGGCGGTTTGCGCCGTCCGCGGGCGCTGTCTGA
- a CDS encoding HpcH/HpaI aldolase family protein encodes MRRELLESGRTTHGGWCCLPGPITAEVMGRAGFDWVCVDTQHGLIGYDVLPSMLQALALTGTPALVRVPWNQPADIMRALDAGASGVIVPMVQSAREAEQAVRACRYPPQGERSFGPMAPLMRDREFSTAKANDEVLCAVQIETRSTLDELDSVLSVPGVDVAYVGPADLGISLGVAPTLDVVEPEHLAAVERVLAACQEHDVIPGIHCADPRGARRWRDMGFRLLAVATDIRLLEHSAAEAVAGAGRPR; translated from the coding sequence ATGCGGCGCGAACTGCTGGAATCCGGCCGGACCACGCACGGCGGCTGGTGCTGCCTGCCCGGACCGATCACGGCCGAGGTGATGGGCCGGGCGGGCTTCGACTGGGTGTGCGTGGACACCCAGCACGGGCTGATCGGCTACGACGTCCTCCCGTCGATGTTGCAGGCGCTGGCGCTCACCGGCACGCCTGCGCTGGTGCGCGTGCCGTGGAACCAGCCCGCCGACATCATGCGCGCCCTCGACGCCGGGGCCTCCGGCGTGATCGTGCCGATGGTGCAGTCGGCGCGGGAGGCCGAGCAGGCCGTCCGCGCCTGCCGCTACCCGCCGCAGGGCGAGCGCAGCTTCGGGCCGATGGCACCGCTGATGCGCGACCGCGAGTTCAGCACCGCCAAGGCGAACGACGAAGTGCTGTGCGCGGTGCAGATCGAGACGAGGTCCACACTGGACGAGCTGGACTCGGTCCTGTCGGTGCCCGGAGTGGACGTCGCCTACGTCGGCCCGGCCGACCTCGGCATCTCGCTCGGGGTGGCGCCGACGCTCGACGTCGTCGAGCCCGAGCACCTGGCGGCCGTCGAGCGGGTGCTGGCGGCCTGCCAGGAGCACGACGTCATCCCAGGTATCCACTGCGCCGACCCGCGAGGGGCCCGGCGGTGGCGTGACATGGGGTTCCGGCTGCTCGCCGTGGCCACCGACATCCGGCTGCTGGAGCACTCCGCGGCCGAGGCGGTGGCGGGGGCCGGGCGACCCCGCTGA
- a CDS encoding subtilase-type protease inhibitor — MRAAIRLTGRLAVASIVFAVAALIPLGANAETGPTKVTLTAQQLGAPLSVAVLTCEPSGGTHPRAEDACAAMSATGGLIEEMPAQNPHALCPLIWRPVGVTATGLWNGKPIDYAKTFANDCVMRSQLGVVFDF, encoded by the coding sequence TTGAGGGCTGCAATCCGGCTCACCGGCCGCCTGGCCGTCGCAAGCATCGTGTTCGCCGTCGCGGCGCTGATCCCGCTCGGCGCGAACGCCGAGACCGGCCCGACGAAGGTGACCCTCACCGCCCAGCAGCTCGGCGCCCCGCTCAGCGTCGCCGTGCTCACCTGCGAGCCCAGCGGCGGTACGCACCCGCGTGCCGAGGACGCGTGCGCCGCCATGTCGGCCACCGGCGGCCTGATCGAGGAGATGCCCGCCCAGAACCCGCACGCACTGTGCCCGCTGATCTGGCGTCCCGTCGGCGTCACCGCCACCGGGCTGTGGAACGGCAAGCCGATCGACTACGCGAAGACCTTCGCCAACGACTGCGTGATGCGTTCCCAGCTGGGAGTCGTCTTCGACTTCTGA
- a CDS encoding erythromycin esterase family protein: MAYGRSSADPTAQRILAHTSEISTLDPEGPLDDLEPLRDLVGDARVVSIGESAHFVREFAQAQRRVLRFLSERCGFRVLSFEPDAPEGVLLEPGAHPTPGGWGGASLLPPLTAVAEYLREVDPELVPMAESAIGLAERIATASPASAAASWTRMGTPDSDALSAALSRLRLRVRALEPLYLERADRQSYEPAVRRLEAALHIDYVFRANAGLFAGTGLPGDLSLNDDFLAESVRWHLERAGSGGRIALAAHNNHIQKTPVVFDGELTLLPMGQYLHRALGGDYVAIAATHTGSRTPEIELDDSSDTGFAVREVDLAAPEDGSIEAAAVAAGIGTGFIDLRAKTPGLDRIRSQSTWMRTPLRDAFDAVLTVPTATAEVSTPRPARD, from the coding sequence ATGGCATACGGCCGTTCGAGTGCCGACCCGACAGCCCAACGGATTCTGGCGCACACCAGCGAAATCTCGACCCTCGACCCCGAGGGGCCGCTCGACGACCTGGAACCGCTGCGCGACCTGGTCGGCGACGCCCGCGTCGTGTCGATCGGGGAAAGCGCCCACTTCGTCCGGGAGTTCGCCCAGGCGCAACGCCGCGTACTCCGTTTCCTCTCCGAACGCTGCGGCTTCCGGGTGCTGTCGTTCGAACCCGACGCCCCTGAAGGCGTGCTCCTCGAACCAGGTGCGCACCCGACGCCGGGCGGGTGGGGCGGTGCGTCGCTGCTGCCTCCGCTCACCGCGGTCGCGGAGTACCTGCGCGAGGTCGATCCGGAACTGGTGCCGATGGCGGAATCCGCGATCGGACTGGCCGAGCGCATCGCGACGGCGTCCCCCGCCTCGGCCGCCGCATCGTGGACGCGCATGGGAACCCCGGACAGCGACGCCCTGTCCGCCGCCCTCTCCAGGCTGCGCTTGCGGGTCCGTGCGCTGGAGCCGCTCTACCTCGAACGCGCCGACCGGCAGAGCTACGAGCCGGCGGTCCGGCGGCTGGAAGCGGCCCTGCACATCGACTACGTCTTCCGGGCCAACGCGGGACTCTTCGCAGGCACCGGGCTGCCAGGCGACCTCTCGCTCAACGACGACTTCCTGGCCGAGTCGGTCCGCTGGCACCTCGAACGCGCCGGCAGCGGTGGCCGCATCGCGCTGGCGGCGCACAACAATCACATCCAGAAGACACCGGTGGTCTTCGACGGTGAGCTGACACTGCTGCCGATGGGGCAGTACCTGCACCGAGCCCTCGGCGGCGACTACGTCGCCATCGCCGCCACGCACACGGGCAGCCGCACTCCTGAGATAGAGCTGGACGACAGCAGCGACACCGGCTTCGCCGTCCGGGAGGTGGACCTGGCCGCACCGGAGGACGGCAGCATCGAGGCCGCGGCCGTCGCGGCGGGCATCGGCACCGGCTTCATCGACCTGCGCGCGAAAACCCCGGGCCTGGACCGGATCCGCTCCCAGAGCACCTGGATGCGGACGCCGCTGCGCGACGCCTTCGACGCCGTGCTCACCGTTCCCACCGCCACCGCGGAAGTCTCGACACCCCGTCCGGCGCGCGACTAA
- a CDS encoding decaprenylphospho-beta-D-erythro-pentofuranosid-2-ulose 2-reductase — MSGTVLVLGGRSEIGLAVAERLVKRGNDTVVLAARRSGELAEEEERLRQAGATTVARVEFDADDVEGHGPLLEAVAAEHGRIDVVVTAFGILGDQERAERDAAHSVQVVHTDYVAHVSVLTHIANLLREQGGGSVVVYSSVAGVRVRRANYVYGSAKAGLDGFASGLADALHGSGAHLLVVRPGFVIGRMTTGMSPAPWSSTPDQVADATVKALARRRRVVWVPPVLRLVFAVMRLLPQPIWRRMPR; from the coding sequence GTGAGCGGAACGGTTCTGGTCCTGGGCGGCCGCAGTGAGATCGGCCTCGCCGTCGCCGAACGCCTGGTGAAGCGGGGCAACGACACGGTCGTGCTGGCGGCGCGGCGCAGCGGTGAGCTGGCCGAGGAGGAGGAGCGCCTGCGGCAGGCCGGTGCCACGACCGTCGCACGAGTCGAGTTCGACGCCGACGACGTCGAGGGCCACGGGCCGCTGCTGGAAGCGGTGGCGGCCGAGCACGGCCGCATCGACGTGGTGGTCACGGCGTTCGGCATCCTCGGCGACCAGGAGCGCGCCGAGCGCGACGCCGCGCACTCCGTCCAGGTCGTGCACACCGACTACGTGGCGCACGTCAGCGTGCTGACCCACATCGCGAACCTGCTGCGGGAGCAGGGCGGCGGCAGCGTGGTGGTCTACTCCTCGGTGGCCGGCGTGCGGGTGCGCCGCGCCAACTACGTCTACGGCTCGGCCAAGGCCGGGCTCGACGGGTTCGCCAGCGGGCTGGCAGACGCGCTGCACGGCAGCGGGGCGCACCTGCTGGTGGTGCGGCCCGGGTTCGTCATCGGGCGGATGACGACCGGCATGAGCCCGGCGCCGTGGTCGAGCACGCCGGACCAGGTCGCCGACGCGACCGTCAAGGCGCTGGCACGGCGCCGCCGGGTGGTGTGGGTGCCGCCGGTGCTGCGGCTGGTGTTCGCGGTGATGCGCCTGCTGCCGCAGCCGATCTGGCGCCGCATGCCCCGCTGA
- a CDS encoding isocitrate lyase/PEP mutase family protein, protein MSTAAERFRALHRAGDPLLLPNAWDFASAAALAAAGFPAVATTSLGVAAAHGLPDAEGAAKSETLALARRLVRLPCPVTVDAEAGFDDPVAVAVELAEAGVAGINLEDGRSGGLADPAEQAALLREVKRHTPELFLNARIDTHWLREPDVPGMLDRARRYEDAGADGVFVPGLTDPDDIRTLVASVALPVNVLCPPAGIGNLADLGVRRISTGSLLYRTAVHIAVNTARGILGGRAPQGAVAGYEEFEAMVRDARMSRRETNSTEY, encoded by the coding sequence ATGAGTACCGCCGCCGAACGTTTCCGGGCGCTGCATCGCGCCGGCGACCCGCTGCTGCTGCCCAACGCCTGGGACTTCGCCTCCGCCGCCGCGCTGGCCGCCGCGGGCTTCCCCGCCGTCGCGACGACGAGCCTGGGGGTCGCCGCGGCCCACGGGCTGCCCGACGCCGAGGGCGCGGCGAAGTCCGAGACTCTCGCGCTCGCTCGCCGCCTGGTCCGGCTGCCGTGCCCGGTCACGGTGGACGCCGAAGCGGGCTTCGACGACCCGGTGGCGGTCGCGGTCGAGCTGGCGGAGGCGGGTGTGGCGGGCATCAACCTGGAGGACGGCCGGTCGGGCGGCCTGGCCGACCCCGCTGAGCAGGCCGCACTGCTGCGCGAGGTGAAGCGCCACACCCCGGAGCTGTTCCTCAACGCCCGGATCGACACGCACTGGCTGCGCGAGCCGGACGTGCCCGGGATGCTGGACCGCGCCCGGCGTTACGAGGACGCCGGAGCCGACGGCGTCTTCGTGCCCGGGCTCACCGATCCCGACGACATCCGGACGCTGGTGGCATCGGTGGCGCTGCCCGTCAACGTCCTGTGCCCGCCGGCGGGCATCGGGAACCTCGCCGATCTCGGCGTGCGCCGGATCAGCACGGGTTCACTCCTTTACCGGACTGCCGTGCACATCGCGGTGAACACCGCGCGCGGGATCCTCGGCGGGCGGGCACCGCAGGGTGCCGTGGCAGGTTACGAGGAGTTCGAGGCGATGGTGCGCGACGCGCGGATGTCTCGCCGCGAGACGAATTCGACGGAATATTAA